One Thunnus maccoyii chromosome 14, fThuMac1.1, whole genome shotgun sequence genomic window carries:
- the sf3b5 gene encoding splicing factor 3B subunit 5 gives MTDRYNIHSQLEHLQSKYIGTGHADTSKWEWLVNQHRDSYCSYMGHFDLLNYFSVAENESKARVRFNLMEKMLQPCGPPADKPDDA, from the coding sequence ATGACAGACAGATACAACATCCACAGTCAGCTGGAGCATCTCCAGTCTAAGTACATCGGCACCGGACACGCTGACACCAGCAAGTGGGAATGGCTGGTCAACCAGCACCGAGACTCTTACTGCTCCTACATGGGACACTTTGACCTGCTCAACTACTTCTCTGTGGCTGAGAACGAGAGCAAAGCGCGTGTCCGCTTCAACCTGATGGAGAAGATGCTACAGCCGTGTGGACCACCAGCAGACAAACCAGACGATGCCTAG